One Rhodothermales bacterium DNA segment encodes these proteins:
- a CDS encoding T9SS type A sorting domain-containing protein, which produces MTRISRRTSMGALALLLLTASAVLPAQAQQATLALSEATVSPEQTFALSLTTSDLTGLNVTAYNVVLTYDTAKLTAQSVSLDGTLSGPDAAGMTLVYNNDTPGTLSIVAAGVKAIVGAGTLAHVHFKAGATSGTAAVAFGSIMLNEGDPVATGATVNVTIRPILFGDASQNGEVTAFDAAQILQHASEINVLSGAGLEAADVSANGSVSAYDAALVLQHVAGAVTCFPAANDCVAKQGGETPELALRWGRPYVRDGETRVDLIAATANRAVRALELDVHFAGAVLRGVDERSGRGWAAAYRASEADLALSLASPGTLAADTLLTLRFAGQPDLAAAEARLQLNEQAMARVAIDVTDTQPATFHLSQNYPNPFNPSTRIQFALNDAAPVRLAVYDLLGREVRTLVDATRAAGTHTVTFDAGDLPSGVYFYRIEAGAASETRRMVLMK; this is translated from the coding sequence ATGACACGGATTTCGCGGCGTACCTCGATGGGCGCTCTCGCCCTGCTTCTCCTGACGGCGTCGGCGGTCCTGCCGGCGCAGGCGCAGCAGGCCACGCTGGCGCTCTCAGAAGCGACGGTAAGTCCGGAACAGACCTTCGCATTGAGTCTGACCACCAGCGATCTCACCGGCCTCAACGTCACCGCCTACAACGTCGTCCTCACCTACGACACCGCCAAGCTCACCGCGCAGAGCGTCTCGCTGGACGGCACCCTCAGCGGCCCCGACGCGGCCGGCATGACCCTCGTCTATAACAACGACACGCCCGGGACCCTTTCGATCGTGGCCGCCGGCGTCAAAGCCATCGTCGGCGCCGGGACGCTCGCCCACGTGCACTTCAAGGCGGGCGCTACCTCCGGCACGGCGGCGGTGGCCTTCGGAAGCATCATGCTGAACGAGGGCGATCCCGTCGCTACCGGCGCGACGGTCAACGTCACCATCCGCCCGATCCTCTTTGGCGATGCCTCCCAGAATGGCGAGGTGACGGCCTTCGACGCGGCCCAGATCCTCCAGCATGCCTCGGAGATCAACGTGCTCTCCGGCGCGGGCCTCGAGGCGGCGGACGTGTCGGCGAACGGCTCGGTATCTGCGTACGACGCGGCGCTGGTGCTCCAGCATGTCGCCGGCGCGGTGACCTGTTTTCCCGCGGCGAACGACTGCGTCGCCAAGCAGGGCGGCGAGACGCCGGAGCTGGCGCTCCGCTGGGGCCGGCCGTACGTACGGGATGGTGAGACCCGCGTCGACCTGATCGCGGCGACCGCGAACCGGGCGGTCCGCGCGCTCGAACTCGATGTCCACTTCGCCGGCGCGGTGCTGCGCGGCGTCGATGAACGCTCGGGCCGTGGCTGGGCGGCGGCCTACCGGGCGAGCGAGGCCGATCTGGCCCTGTCGCTGGCCTCCCCCGGTACGCTCGCGGCCGATACGCTGCTGACGCTCCGCTTCGCCGGCCAGCCCGATCTCGCGGCGGCCGAGGCGCGGCTCCAGCTGAACGAGCAGGCGATGGCACGCGTCGCCATCGACGTCACCGATACGCAGCCGGCGACGTTCCATCTGTCGCAGAATTACCCGAACCCGTTTAATCCCTCCACCCGCATCCAGTTTGCGCTGAACGACGCCGCCCCCGTCCGGCTCGCGGTGTACGACCTGCTGGGCCGGGAAGTCCGCACCCTCGTCGACGCCACCCGCGCGGCCGGTACCCACACCGTCACGTTCGACGCCGGCGACCTCCCCAGCGGTGTGTATTTCTACCGCATCGAAGCCGGCGCCGCGTCGGAGACGCGCCGCATGGTGCTGATGAAATAG
- a CDS encoding HepT-like ribonuclease domain-containing protein produces MKPTPQDRLQDIARALDLIDAFSAKHTESTFCADERDQSAVCWQLLAIGEAAARLPEEFRMQHAGLPWQQLISTRNFLAHGYNTIKPERIWVIIVDHLPSLRKDVQDLLARG; encoded by the coding sequence ATGAAACCGACTCCACAAGATCGCCTGCAAGATATTGCCAGGGCGCTCGATCTGATAGACGCATTCAGCGCCAAGCATACGGAATCCACCTTTTGCGCTGACGAACGTGATCAATCGGCAGTCTGCTGGCAACTCCTCGCGATTGGAGAAGCTGCCGCAAGGCTACCAGAAGAATTTCGCATGCAACATGCAGGCTTACCATGGCAACAGCTGATAAGCACACGCAATTTCCTTGCACACGGGTATAACACGATCAAGCCCGAGCGAATCTGGGTGATCATTGTCGACCACCTACCGTCCCTGCGAAAAGACGTCCAGGACTTGCTTGCGAGAGGTTGA
- the atpC gene encoding ATP synthase F1 subunit epsilon yields the protein MPGTFYVDIVSPSGSVYRGEAERVRAPGVAGTFEVLHNHAPMIAAIDIGPLYVTTPAGERIAFATTGGFVEVLNNTVTILAETAEPASAIDVERAKASEARALARLSTGNEADKERAKRALERARLRVSMAQVGTQRRT from the coding sequence ATGCCAGGTACTTTCTACGTAGATATCGTCTCTCCCAGCGGCAGCGTGTACCGCGGCGAGGCGGAGCGGGTGCGGGCGCCGGGTGTGGCCGGCACGTTCGAGGTGCTCCACAACCACGCTCCGATGATCGCGGCGATCGATATCGGTCCGCTGTATGTGACCACGCCGGCGGGAGAACGCATCGCTTTCGCCACGACGGGCGGATTCGTCGAGGTGCTCAACAACACGGTGACGATCCTCGCCGAGACGGCGGAGCCGGCGTCGGCGATCGACGTCGAGCGCGCGAAGGCTTCCGAGGCGCGCGCGCTGGCCCGGCTGTCCACGGGCAACGAGGCTGACAAGGAACGCGCCAAGCGCGCGCTCGAACGGGCGCGTCTGCGGGTGAGTATGGCCCAGGTGGGCACGCAACGCCGCACCTGA
- a CDS encoding zinc-dependent metalloprotease: MSIHPARFLLFVLLLLPAASSAQDLPTIEAKTEGMTRQAGFLPLYWDATKGELWMEIGVWDTDLLYVPSLPAGLGSNDVGLDRGLMGGEQVVRFKRVGPKVLMEAPNLQFRALTENAAERAAVADAFASSIGWGFTVAAQTGDRALVDITPFVLRDAMGVVRSLNGMQQGSFRLEGSRSAVYLERTKAFPDNTELEAQLTFLSDNPGRYVRAVASDPYAVTLRMRQSFVRLPELGSYTPRPYDPRSGSYGIEFVDYATPVSEPKEVRYLARHRLVKADPNAAVSDPVEPIVYYLDPGTPEPIRSALLDGARWWADAYEAAGFRNAFRVEMLPDTADAMDLRYNVIQWVHRSTRGWSYGRSVTDPRTGEILKGIVSLGSLRVRQDYLLAAGLLSPYRNDGAGLPPDSDPMLAMALARLRQLSAHEVGHTLGLMHNFASSVNDRASVMDYPAPLIRFTADGALTLDEAYDTGIGAWDKVAIRYSYSQFPAGVDERAELNRLLDEASDAGLLYISDTDARPQGGAHPAAHLWDNGSDPVLTLEHDMQVRSRALAQFGLGNVRAGWPLATLEEALVPVYLWHRYQIEAVAKLIGGVDYTYALRGDTQALPEAIPGARQKEALDALLKTVTPAALRLPQNLRTQLPPRPPGYAPHPELFDGHTGLTFDPYAPAEAVASLTFGMILRPERAARLVNQHDFDDDLPEFRDVLTRVFDAIWDVSVDRDDYDAELQRLVQQVWVDQLLALATNAGTAYPVRARALLNLREIQVWLEQNRGRDPETIAHRDLIYDDIQRVMTRKYEEMENRTELDTPPGSPIGQEDRGFVSRQRRRAARLEAWLPDEAWCGVE, encoded by the coding sequence ATGTCGATACATCCTGCCCGTTTTCTGCTTTTCGTGCTGCTCCTCCTTCCCGCCGCGTCATCGGCGCAGGACCTGCCCACCATCGAGGCCAAGACGGAGGGCATGACCCGCCAGGCCGGCTTCCTCCCGCTCTACTGGGATGCGACGAAGGGTGAGTTGTGGATGGAGATCGGGGTGTGGGATACCGATCTGCTGTATGTCCCGTCCCTGCCGGCCGGCCTGGGGTCGAACGATGTCGGGCTGGACCGCGGCCTGATGGGCGGCGAACAGGTCGTCCGGTTCAAACGCGTCGGCCCGAAGGTGCTGATGGAAGCGCCCAACCTCCAGTTCCGGGCGCTGACCGAAAACGCCGCCGAGCGCGCGGCCGTGGCGGACGCCTTCGCATCCAGTATCGGCTGGGGCTTCACCGTCGCCGCCCAGACCGGTGACCGGGCGCTGGTGGACATCACCCCGTTCGTGCTCCGCGACGCGATGGGCGTCGTCCGGTCCCTCAACGGCATGCAGCAGGGGAGCTTCCGCCTCGAAGGCTCGCGCAGCGCCGTCTATCTCGAACGAACGAAAGCCTTCCCGGACAACACCGAACTGGAAGCCCAGCTGACCTTCCTGTCCGACAACCCAGGCAGGTACGTCCGCGCCGTCGCGTCGGACCCGTACGCCGTAACCCTCCGCATGCGGCAGTCGTTTGTCCGTCTCCCCGAACTCGGCAGCTACACGCCGCGCCCGTACGATCCGCGATCCGGGAGCTACGGCATCGAGTTCGTCGACTACGCCACGCCCGTCAGCGAGCCCAAGGAGGTGCGTTACCTCGCGCGGCACCGCCTCGTCAAGGCCGACCCGAACGCGGCGGTCAGCGATCCCGTCGAACCGATCGTGTATTACCTCGACCCCGGCACCCCCGAGCCGATCCGGAGCGCCCTCCTCGACGGCGCCCGCTGGTGGGCGGACGCCTACGAGGCTGCCGGTTTCCGCAACGCCTTCCGCGTCGAGATGCTGCCCGACACCGCCGACGCGATGGACCTCCGCTACAACGTCATCCAGTGGGTCCACCGCTCGACGCGAGGCTGGAGCTACGGCCGCAGCGTGACGGACCCGCGCACGGGCGAGATCCTCAAGGGGATCGTCAGCCTCGGCTCGCTGCGCGTGCGGCAGGACTACCTGCTCGCGGCCGGCCTCCTCTCGCCCTACCGCAACGACGGCGCCGGCCTCCCGCCGGACTCGGACCCGATGCTCGCGATGGCCCTCGCCCGCCTCCGCCAGCTGTCGGCCCACGAGGTCGGGCACACGCTGGGGCTGATGCACAATTTCGCCTCCTCGGTGAACGACCGCGCCTCGGTCATGGATTACCCCGCCCCGCTGATCCGCTTCACCGCCGACGGCGCCCTCACACTCGACGAAGCCTACGACACCGGCATCGGGGCCTGGGACAAGGTGGCGATCCGCTACAGCTACAGCCAGTTCCCCGCCGGCGTCGACGAACGCGCCGAACTGAACCGCCTCCTCGACGAGGCGTCCGACGCCGGCCTGCTCTATATCTCGGACACCGACGCCCGCCCGCAGGGAGGGGCCCATCCGGCCGCGCATCTGTGGGATAATGGCTCCGACCCGGTCCTGACCCTCGAACACGACATGCAGGTCCGCTCCCGCGCCCTCGCGCAGTTCGGCCTCGGCAACGTCCGTGCCGGCTGGCCGCTCGCCACTCTGGAGGAGGCGCTGGTGCCGGTGTACCTCTGGCATCGTTACCAGATCGAGGCCGTGGCCAAGCTAATCGGCGGGGTCGACTACACCTACGCCCTCCGCGGCGACACGCAGGCGCTGCCCGAGGCCATCCCCGGCGCCCGGCAGAAAGAGGCGCTGGACGCCCTGCTGAAAACCGTCACGCCGGCGGCCCTGCGACTACCCCAGAACCTGCGCACCCAGCTTCCGCCGCGGCCGCCCGGCTACGCCCCGCATCCCGAGCTGTTCGACGGACACACCGGGCTCACGTTCGATCCCTACGCGCCGGCGGAAGCCGTCGCCTCCCTCACCTTCGGGATGATCCTGCGCCCCGAACGCGCCGCACGGCTCGTCAACCAGCACGACTTCGACGACGACCTGCCCGAATTCCGCGATGTCCTCACCCGCGTGTTCGACGCCATCTGGGACGTCAGCGTCGACCGCGACGACTACGACGCCGAACTCCAGCGTCTCGTACAGCAGGTATGGGTCGATCAGCTGCTCGCCCTGGCGACGAACGCCGGCACCGCGTACCCCGTCCGCGCCCGCGCGCTCCTGAACCTGCGCGAAATCCAGGTGTGGCTCGAGCAGAACCGCGGCCGGGACCCTGAAACCATCGCCCATCGCGACCTCATCTACGACGACATCCAGCGGGTCATGACGCGGAAATACGAGGAGATGGAAAATCGGACCGAACTCGACACGCCCCCCGGCTCACCGATCGGACAGGAGGATAGGGGATTCGTTTCGCGCCAGCGCCGGCGCGCCGCCCGGCTCGAAGCCTGGCTGCCGGACGAGGCGTGGTGCGGGGTGGAATGA
- a CDS encoding nucleotidyltransferase domain-containing protein: MTPPIQTAADANPTLEQLKAKAFPVLSAYGIRRAGFIGSRARGDHAPDSDLDIMVEFPHDGKYSLFDLIELQDALEKAVGLSVHVVEYDNPNKQFLARALPDEVAIF; encoded by the coding sequence ATGACGCCACCCATTCAAACAGCTGCGGACGCCAATCCGACGCTTGAGCAACTCAAAGCCAAGGCATTTCCTGTGCTGAGTGCGTACGGCATCCGCCGCGCGGGGTTTATCGGTTCACGCGCCCGGGGAGACCATGCGCCGGACAGCGACCTGGATATCATGGTGGAATTTCCACACGATGGCAAGTACTCTCTGTTTGATCTCATCGAACTCCAGGATGCGCTGGAAAAAGCCGTTGGACTGTCTGTTCATGTCGTCGAGTATGACAACCCAAACAAGCAGTTCCTGGCTCGCGCGCTGCCCGATGAAGTAGCGATTTTTTGA
- a CDS encoding alanine racemase produces MQLEDLPSPAILIEDRRLDANLRRMQARARTQQVALRPHTKTHKSIRLARRQRDLGARGITVAKVGEAEVFAEAGFDDIRLAYTPVSDRDFARLLVLMERARISFCVDTDEGAQAASAFFARHGREAEVLIEVDCGYGRCGVPWDHPRAVQFAQHVNSLPGLQLRGILTHAGHAYHGPKITETAEDALRRVSAEERDRMLDFAGRLHLLGLIRPNAEDAGPDRFEISIGSTPTMRFFENRVDQGFTVTEIRPGNYVFNDAIQVALGVANLPECALTVQATVISRHRDKTGADRLFLDAGKKVFTSDTGYNTQGHGILLYNARTMQRLPHAQLVGLSEEHGWVRVPGGATLDIGALVRIVPNHACVVMNNFDTVYLVEGDEVLEEIRVDARGRVN; encoded by the coding sequence ATGCAACTCGAGGACCTGCCCTCTCCGGCGATACTGATCGAGGATCGTCGACTCGATGCCAACCTGCGCCGCATGCAGGCGCGGGCGAGAACGCAGCAGGTCGCCCTGCGTCCCCACACGAAAACGCACAAATCGATCCGCCTCGCGCGGCGTCAGCGCGATCTCGGCGCCCGGGGCATTACGGTGGCGAAGGTCGGCGAGGCGGAGGTGTTCGCGGAAGCCGGCTTCGACGACATCCGTCTGGCCTACACCCCCGTCAGCGACCGCGACTTCGCGCGGCTTCTGGTGTTGATGGAACGCGCCCGCATCTCTTTCTGCGTGGATACCGACGAAGGCGCCCAGGCGGCGTCGGCCTTTTTCGCAAGGCACGGCCGCGAGGCCGAAGTGCTCATCGAAGTCGATTGCGGCTATGGCCGATGCGGCGTGCCGTGGGATCATCCGCGGGCCGTCCAGTTCGCGCAACACGTCAACAGCCTGCCTGGACTCCAGCTCCGGGGCATTCTGACGCACGCCGGCCACGCCTACCACGGCCCCAAGATTACGGAGACCGCGGAAGACGCGCTGCGCCGCGTCAGCGCCGAGGAGCGGGACCGCATGCTCGATTTCGCCGGCCGGCTCCATCTGCTCGGGCTCATCCGCCCGAATGCCGAGGATGCCGGGCCCGACCGATTCGAGATCAGCATCGGGTCGACGCCGACCATGCGGTTTTTCGAGAACCGGGTCGATCAGGGCTTTACGGTCACCGAAATCCGCCCCGGAAACTACGTCTTCAACGATGCCATCCAGGTGGCGCTCGGCGTGGCCAATCTCCCGGAGTGCGCGCTGACGGTGCAGGCCACCGTCATCAGCCGGCATCGCGACAAAACGGGCGCCGACCGGCTGTTCCTCGATGCCGGAAAGAAGGTCTTCACCTCGGATACGGGCTACAACACCCAGGGCCACGGCATCCTCCTCTACAACGCCCGCACCATGCAGCGGCTGCCGCACGCCCAACTCGTCGGCCTCTCCGAGGAGCACGGCTGGGTGCGCGTCCCGGGCGGCGCCACGCTGGACATCGGGGCGTTGGTGCGCATCGTGCCGAACCACGCGTGCGTCGTGATGAACAACTTCGACACGGTCTACCTGGTCGAGGGCGATGAGGTGCTGGAGGAGATTCGGGTGGATGCGCGGGGCCGCGTGAACTGA
- the atpD gene encoding F0F1 ATP synthase subunit beta has product MEATATLTPGRIVQIIGPVVDVEFPASAVPDILDALTIDRGEAGTLVLEVQQHLGENRVRTIAMDSTDGLTRGTTVNNSGQPIAMPTGDEIRGRLFNVVGQAIDGLPQPKVKTNRPIHQEPPPFDQLAASTEMLETGIKVVDLLEPYARGGKIGLFGGAGVGKTVLIMELINNIAKAHDGLSVFAGVGERTREGNDLLREMLESRVVDYGDDFIHAMEKGEWDLSKVDLEATKKSSLALVFGQMNEPPGARARVALSGLTIAEYFRDLGGRDVLFFIDNIFRFTQAGSEVSALLGRMPSAVGYQPTLATEMGQMQERITSTKTGSITSVQAVYVPADDLTDPAPATTFAHLDATTVLSRQISSLGIYPAIDPLDSTSRILDPRVIGDDHYNTAQEVKQLLQRYKELQDIIAILGMDELSDDDKLVVGRARRAQRYMSQPFFVAQQFTGFEGKYVKIDDTIRGFKMILNGELDHYPEGAFAYKGVIEEVIAAGEKMLAEG; this is encoded by the coding sequence ATGGAAGCTACCGCAACCTTGACCCCGGGGCGCATCGTCCAGATCATCGGTCCCGTTGTTGACGTCGAATTTCCGGCCAGTGCCGTTCCCGACATTCTGGACGCCCTGACGATCGATCGCGGCGAAGCCGGCACGCTCGTGCTCGAGGTGCAGCAGCACCTCGGCGAGAACCGCGTCCGTACGATCGCGATGGACTCCACCGACGGCCTCACGCGCGGCACGACGGTGAATAACAGCGGTCAGCCGATCGCGATGCCGACGGGCGACGAGATCCGCGGCCGGCTGTTCAATGTCGTCGGCCAGGCCATCGACGGGCTTCCGCAGCCGAAGGTGAAGACGAACCGCCCCATCCATCAGGAGCCGCCGCCGTTCGACCAGCTCGCGGCGTCGACCGAGATGCTGGAGACGGGCATCAAGGTGGTGGACCTCCTCGAACCGTATGCGCGCGGCGGCAAGATCGGCCTCTTCGGGGGCGCCGGCGTGGGCAAGACGGTGCTCATCATGGAGCTCATCAACAACATCGCCAAGGCGCACGACGGTCTGTCGGTGTTCGCCGGCGTGGGCGAGCGTACCCGTGAAGGCAACGACCTCCTCCGCGAAATGCTCGAAAGCCGCGTGGTGGATTATGGCGACGACTTCATCCATGCCATGGAGAAGGGCGAGTGGGATCTCTCGAAGGTCGACCTCGAAGCGACGAAAAAGAGCAGCCTCGCCCTCGTGTTCGGCCAGATGAACGAACCCCCCGGGGCCCGCGCCCGCGTGGCCCTCTCGGGGCTGACGATCGCCGAATACTTCCGCGACCTCGGCGGCCGCGACGTGCTCTTCTTCATCGACAACATCTTCCGGTTCACGCAGGCCGGCTCCGAAGTGTCCGCCCTCCTCGGCCGCATGCCGAGCGCCGTGGGCTATCAGCCGACGCTCGCCACGGAGATGGGCCAGATGCAGGAACGCATCACCTCGACCAAGACCGGCTCCATCACCTCGGTGCAGGCCGTCTACGTACCGGCGGACGACCTCACGGACCCCGCGCCGGCGACCACCTTCGCCCACCTCGACGCCACGACGGTGCTCTCGCGCCAGATCTCGTCGCTGGGCATCTACCCGGCCATCGACCCGCTGGACTCCACGAGCCGCATCCTCGACCCGCGCGTCATCGGCGACGATCACTACAACACGGCGCAGGAAGTGAAACAGCTCCTCCAGCGCTACAAGGAACTGCAGGACATCATCGCCATCCTCGGCATGGACGAACTGAGCGACGACGACAAGCTGGTCGTCGGCCGCGCGCGCCGCGCCCAGCGCTACATGTCGCAGCCGTTCTTTGTCGCCCAGCAGTTCACGGGCTTCGAGGGCAAGTACGTCAAGATCGACGACACCATCCGCGGCTTCAAGATGATCCTCAACGGCGAACTCGACCACTACCCCGAAGGCGCCTTTGCGTACAAGGGCGTGATCGAAGAAGTCATCGCCGCCGGCGAGAAGATGCTTGCGGAAGGCTGA
- a CDS encoding DNA translocase FtsK 4TM domain-containing protein, giving the protein MHPSVHAPVLPRDRKLELLGLLLVGFAVMLAMSILSYHPSDDRLADAAFGLDAGPARNAVGMAGAGLAYWLVPNLGYAALIPVLFVFLCGYQLLRKRAPGRAPLLAATTVVDMLAASTILGWFGLVVHVNLSFYGGAAGTAMAGWLIRAIGAPGSIVFLAFVQLACLLVALPTIREGYLPAARRKLRALRSTFRRWRTRLARRLDGGMRLHPPIEPAPAVSHPIEIGYVHHAVVPRATTRTAADPFAPEPREKPAPAQTEAHEPIEEAEPARRLALSLLDAGDAPARPEDHERQDQQRELLDALSTFHVEVDDLHTIVGPTVTRYELGLAPGVKISSIRSLRDDLAMAIAAPSLRMIAPIPGKSAIGVEVPNRHRELVRVRDLIASHAFSTTQYALPLVLGKTIEGEVYVDDLTTMPHLLIAGATGAGKSVGLNSLIVGLLYACPPESLKFVFIDPKKIELQVYARLAKHYLAADPDLIDTPVITDVAPALQVLQRCEREMEERYDRLARAGVRSIAEYNARCRWGGLLERDGHRPMPFLVVVIDELADLMLSSGKVVEAPIARLAQMARAVGIHLVVATQRPSVDVVTGLIKANFPARIAYQVATKVDSRTILDQNGAEELVGRGDLLYMKGSRLIRLQGPYVDLDEIERVTNAIAEQPATGPYLLPADRDEALLTA; this is encoded by the coding sequence ATGCACCCATCCGTTCACGCACCAGTCCTTCCCCGCGACCGCAAGCTCGAACTGCTCGGTCTGCTGCTCGTCGGCTTCGCCGTCATGCTCGCGATGTCGATCCTGTCCTACCACCCGTCCGACGACCGCCTGGCCGATGCGGCGTTCGGCCTCGACGCCGGCCCGGCGCGCAACGCCGTCGGGATGGCCGGCGCGGGCCTGGCGTACTGGCTCGTCCCGAATCTGGGCTACGCGGCCCTCATCCCTGTGCTATTCGTCTTCCTGTGCGGGTACCAACTGCTCCGGAAACGAGCCCCCGGCCGCGCGCCGCTCCTGGCCGCCACCACCGTGGTCGACATGCTGGCCGCCAGCACGATCCTGGGGTGGTTCGGCCTGGTCGTCCACGTCAACCTGTCGTTCTACGGCGGAGCCGCCGGCACGGCGATGGCCGGCTGGCTGATCCGAGCCATCGGCGCGCCCGGGTCGATCGTCTTTCTCGCCTTCGTGCAGCTCGCCTGCCTGCTCGTCGCCCTGCCGACGATCCGGGAGGGGTATCTGCCGGCCGCGCGCCGGAAGCTCCGCGCCCTGCGCTCGACCTTCCGACGCTGGCGAACGCGCCTCGCGCGGCGCCTCGACGGCGGCATGCGGCTCCACCCGCCCATCGAACCGGCGCCGGCGGTATCGCACCCCATCGAAATCGGCTATGTGCACCATGCCGTCGTGCCTCGCGCCACGACCCGGACGGCGGCGGACCCCTTCGCCCCGGAGCCGCGTGAAAAGCCGGCCCCCGCGCAGACGGAGGCGCACGAGCCCATCGAGGAAGCCGAGCCTGCCCGGCGCCTCGCGTTGAGCCTGCTCGATGCCGGCGACGCGCCGGCGCGGCCGGAAGACCACGAACGACAGGACCAGCAGCGCGAATTGCTCGACGCGCTGTCGACGTTTCACGTCGAAGTCGACGACCTCCACACGATCGTCGGCCCGACCGTCACCCGTTATGAACTGGGCCTCGCGCCCGGCGTCAAGATCAGCAGCATCCGCTCGCTGCGGGACGACCTCGCGATGGCCATCGCCGCCCCGAGTCTTCGCATGATCGCGCCAATCCCCGGGAAGTCGGCCATCGGCGTCGAGGTGCCCAACCGGCACCGGGAGCTGGTCCGGGTGCGCGACCTCATCGCCTCGCACGCATTCTCGACCACGCAGTACGCGCTGCCGCTCGTCCTCGGAAAAACCATTGAGGGCGAGGTGTACGTCGACGACCTGACGACGATGCCGCATCTCCTGATCGCCGGCGCGACCGGAGCGGGCAAGTCGGTCGGCCTCAACAGCCTCATCGTCGGACTGCTGTACGCCTGTCCGCCCGAGTCGCTGAAATTTGTATTCATCGACCCCAAAAAAATCGAACTGCAGGTCTACGCCCGCCTCGCGAAGCACTACCTCGCCGCCGACCCCGACCTGATCGATACGCCGGTCATCACCGACGTGGCGCCGGCGCTGCAGGTGCTGCAGCGGTGCGAACGCGAGATGGAAGAGCGCTACGACCGCCTCGCCCGCGCCGGCGTGCGCAGCATCGCCGAGTACAACGCCCGATGCCGGTGGGGCGGCCTGCTGGAACGCGACGGCCATCGCCCGATGCCGTTCCTGGTGGTGGTGATCGACGAGCTGGCGGATCTGATGCTGAGCAGCGGGAAGGTCGTCGAAGCCCCCATCGCCCGCCTCGCCCAGATGGCCAGGGCTGTCGGCATCCATCTGGTGGTCGCCACGCAGCGGCCGTCGGTCGACGTGGTGACGGGCCTCATCAAAGCCAATTTCCCGGCCCGGATCGCGTACCAGGTCGCCACGAAAGTGGACTCGCGGACGATCCTCGATCAGAACGGGGCCGAAGAGCTCGTCGGCCGCGGCGATTTGTTATACATGAAAGGCAGCCGGCTCATCCGGCTTCAGGGTCCGTATGTCGATCTCGACGAGATCGAACGCGTCACGAACGCCATCGCCGAGCAGCCGGCGACGGGCCCGTACCTCCTGCCGGCCGATCGGGACGAAGCCCTCCTCACCGCGTGA